A part of Vibrio sp. B1FLJ16 genomic DNA contains:
- the leuC gene encoding 3-isopropylmalate dehydratase large subunit, whose product MGKTLYQKVYDAHVAVAAEGETPILYIDRHLVHEVTSPQAFDGLREKGRKVRQVGKTFATMDHNVSTTTKDINASGEMARIQMETLSKNCEEFGVTLYDINHKYQGIVHVMGPELGITLPGMTIVCGDSHTATHGAFGSLAFGIGTSEVEHVLATQTLKQARAKTMKIEVKGKVAPGITAKDIVLAIIGKTTAAGGTGYVVEFCGEAITDLSMEGRMTVCNMAIELGAKAGLIAPDETTFDYIKGRKFSPQGADFDAAVEYWKTLKTDADAEFDAVVTLNAADIKPQVTWGTNPGQVIAVDQPIPSPESFSDPVEKASAAKALAYMGLEAGKSLADYPVDKVFVGSCTNSRIEDMRAAAAVAKGRKVASHVQALIVPGSEQVKTQAEAEGLDVIFKEAGFEWRLPGCSMCLAMNNDRLGPQERCASTSNRNFEGRQGRDGRTHLVSPAMAAAAAIAGHFVDIRELD is encoded by the coding sequence ATGGGCAAAACACTATATCAAAAAGTCTACGACGCACACGTTGCTGTCGCAGCCGAGGGGGAAACCCCGATCCTTTATATTGACCGTCATTTGGTACACGAAGTCACCTCTCCACAGGCGTTTGATGGCCTGCGTGAAAAAGGTCGTAAAGTGCGTCAGGTGGGCAAAACGTTCGCGACAATGGATCACAACGTTTCAACTACAACCAAAGACATTAATGCTTCCGGTGAGATGGCTCGTATCCAGATGGAAACGCTATCAAAAAACTGTGAAGAGTTCGGTGTCACCCTTTATGACATCAACCACAAATATCAGGGCATCGTCCACGTTATGGGTCCTGAGCTAGGCATCACCCTTCCGGGCATGACCATCGTTTGTGGTGACTCTCATACCGCTACTCACGGTGCTTTCGGCTCACTGGCTTTCGGTATCGGTACTTCTGAAGTTGAGCACGTACTAGCAACTCAAACGCTGAAACAAGCACGTGCGAAAACGATGAAAATCGAAGTAAAAGGCAAAGTGGCTCCGGGTATTACCGCCAAAGATATCGTGCTGGCGATCATCGGTAAGACAACGGCAGCTGGCGGCACCGGCTACGTAGTGGAATTCTGTGGTGAAGCGATTACTGACCTTTCGATGGAAGGCCGTATGACCGTATGTAACATGGCTATCGAATTAGGTGCGAAAGCAGGTCTGATTGCCCCGGATGAAACCACTTTTGATTACATCAAGGGCCGCAAATTCTCACCACAAGGTGCAGATTTTGATGCAGCTGTAGAGTACTGGAAAACACTAAAAACTGACGCAGATGCCGAGTTTGATGCCGTAGTCACGCTAAACGCTGCAGACATCAAACCGCAAGTCACATGGGGCACTAACCCAGGTCAGGTTATCGCAGTTGACCAACCGATTCCTTCACCAGAAAGTTTTTCAGACCCAGTGGAAAAAGCATCGGCAGCAAAAGCGCTGGCTTACATGGGACTAGAAGCTGGCAAGTCACTGGCAGATTACCCAGTTGATAAAGTGTTTGTTGGTTCTTGTACTAACTCACGTATCGAAGACATGCGCGCAGCAGCAGCGGTTGCTAAAGGTCGCAAAGTTGCGTCACACGTTCAGGCATTGATTGTTCCTGGTTCTGAGCAAGTCAAAACTCAGGCAGAAGCGGAAGGCTTGGATGTGATCTTTAAAGAAGCGGGCTTTGAATGGCGTCTACCGGGCTGTTCAATGTGTCTAGCAATGAACAACGACCGCTTAGGTCCTCAGGAGCGTTGTGCATCGACTTCAAACCGTAACTTTGAAGGTCGTCAAGGCCGTGATGGTCGTACCCACTTGGTTAGTCCTGCAATGGCTGCGGCGGCGGCTATCGCTGGTCACTTTGTTGATATTCGTGAACTAGATTAA
- the leuD gene encoding 3-isopropylmalate dehydratase small subunit: protein MSGFKQHKGLVVPLDAANVDTDAIIPKQFLQKVSRLGFGKHLFHDWRFLDDAGEQPNPEFVMNAPRYQGASILLARENFGCGSSREHAPWALADYGIKAMIAPSFADIFYGNSINNQMVPVRLTEQEVDELFQYVEANEGAQIEVDLEALKVRANGKEYDFEIDEFRRHCLLNGLDNIGLTLQHEDKIAEYEANIPSFLR, encoded by the coding sequence ATGTCAGGTTTTAAACAACACAAAGGCTTAGTTGTTCCTCTAGATGCAGCGAACGTTGATACTGATGCCATAATACCAAAGCAGTTCCTACAAAAGGTGTCTCGCCTGGGTTTCGGTAAGCACCTATTCCATGACTGGCGTTTCCTTGATGATGCTGGTGAACAGCCAAACCCTGAGTTTGTAATGAACGCACCACGTTACCAAGGTGCTTCTATCCTGCTTGCGCGTGAAAACTTCGGTTGCGGCTCTTCTCGTGAGCACGCACCTTGGGCGTTAGCCGATTACGGCATTAAAGCGATGATTGCGCCAAGTTTTGCAGACATTTTCTACGGCAACTCAATCAACAACCAAATGGTGCCGGTTCGTCTGACTGAACAAGAGGTGGATGAACTGTTCCAATACGTAGAAGCTAACGAAGGCGCTCAGATTGAAGTGGATCTGGAAGCACTGAAAGTTCGCGCTAACGGTAAAGAGTACGATTTCGAAATCGATGAGTTCCGTCGTCATTGCCTGCTAAACGGCTTAGATAACATCGGGTTGACGCTACAGCACGAAGACAAAATTGCTGAGTATGAAGCAAACATCCCGAGTTTTCTGCGTTAA
- a CDS encoding long-chain fatty acid--CoA ligase, with protein sequence MAKLDFHIVKRIREQIAKGGNRTALKHKVGKEWQGISWQQFGLQVDNLSLALLAQGLRIQDKIGIFSNNMPQWTIADFAALQLRGVTVPIYPTNTAAQSAYIIDNADVKVLFVGEQAQFDAAVSIFEQCAQLELIVAMSDDVELGEHDFTISWQDFLAKGNTSYQDELNTRLEQAQQDDLLTLIYTSGTTGQPKGVMLDYANIAAQLEGHDQRLKLSQDDVSLCFLPLSHVFERAWTFYVLYKGATNCYLQDTMQVRDALSEVRPTVMCAVPRFYEKIFSAIHEKVSRAPIHRKIMFTWAVNMGAKMAACRQEQRKPSLLLRKSYALADKLVLSKLRALLGGRINFMPCGGAKLDETIGRFFHAIGINVKLGYGMTETTATVSCWDDHCFAPDSIGMSMPGAQVKIGENNEILVRGPMVMRGYYKMPEETEKTFDEHGFLKTGDAGHIDENGNLFITDRIKELMKTSNGKYIAPQMIEGAIGKDHFIEQIAVIADTRKFVSALIVPCFDSLEEYAKELNIAYHDRVELIKNHQVVEMLEKRVNDLQKELAKFEQVKKFKLLPKAFSMDNGELTPTQKLRRKVINDKYQNEIEEMYKEKH encoded by the coding sequence ATGGCCAAATTAGATTTTCATATTGTTAAACGTATTCGTGAACAAATTGCGAAAGGTGGTAACCGTACTGCTCTTAAACACAAAGTGGGTAAAGAGTGGCAAGGTATTAGCTGGCAGCAGTTTGGTCTGCAAGTGGATAACTTATCGCTTGCTCTTTTGGCTCAGGGATTGAGAATCCAGGATAAGATCGGCATTTTTTCAAATAATATGCCGCAATGGACGATCGCTGATTTCGCTGCTCTGCAATTACGCGGCGTAACGGTTCCTATTTACCCGACTAATACCGCTGCTCAGTCGGCATATATCATCGACAATGCGGATGTGAAAGTACTGTTCGTCGGTGAACAGGCTCAGTTTGATGCCGCAGTCAGCATTTTCGAGCAGTGCGCTCAGCTAGAGCTGATTGTTGCCATGTCTGATGATGTTGAGTTGGGAGAGCATGATTTTACCATCTCTTGGCAGGACTTCCTTGCTAAAGGCAATACAAGTTACCAGGACGAGCTAAATACACGTTTAGAACAGGCACAACAAGATGACCTTCTAACTTTAATTTATACGTCTGGTACGACGGGGCAGCCAAAGGGTGTAATGCTAGACTACGCCAACATCGCTGCGCAGCTTGAAGGTCACGACCAACGCTTAAAACTGTCGCAAGATGACGTTTCTCTCTGTTTTCTGCCGCTTTCTCACGTCTTCGAGCGTGCGTGGACTTTCTATGTTTTGTACAAAGGCGCAACCAACTGTTACCTGCAGGATACAATGCAGGTGCGTGATGCACTAAGCGAGGTTCGTCCGACCGTAATGTGTGCCGTACCTCGCTTCTACGAGAAGATCTTCTCGGCGATTCATGAAAAAGTTTCCCGCGCACCGATCCACCGTAAGATCATGTTCACCTGGGCGGTGAACATGGGCGCAAAAATGGCGGCATGTCGTCAGGAGCAACGTAAGCCATCCTTGTTGTTACGCAAATCTTATGCTCTGGCAGATAAGCTGGTACTGAGTAAACTACGTGCACTGTTAGGCGGGCGCATCAACTTCATGCCTTGTGGCGGTGCCAAACTGGACGAGACGATTGGCCGGTTCTTCCATGCTATCGGTATCAACGTTAAGCTGGGTTACGGCATGACTGAAACCACGGCAACTGTGTCTTGCTGGGATGACCATTGCTTTGCCCCGGACTCTATTGGTATGTCTATGCCGGGCGCACAAGTGAAAATTGGCGAAAACAACGAGATCTTAGTTCGTGGGCCGATGGTGATGCGTGGCTATTACAAAATGCCGGAAGAGACTGAAAAAACCTTTGATGAACACGGTTTCTTAAAGACGGGTGATGCAGGCCATATCGATGAGAACGGTAACCTCTTTATTACTGACCGCATTAAAGAGCTGATGAAAACCTCGAATGGTAAGTACATTGCGCCGCAAATGATTGAGGGTGCCATTGGTAAAGATCACTTTATTGAGCAGATTGCGGTTATCGCAGATACGCGTAAATTTGTTTCGGCGCTGATCGTACCGTGTTTTGATTCACTGGAAGAGTACGCCAAAGAGCTGAACATTGCCTATCACGACCGTGTTGAACTGATTAAGAACCATCAGGTGGTCGAAATGCTTGAAAAGCGGGTGAATGATCTGCAGAAAGAGCTGGCTAAGTTTGAACAGGTTAAGAAGTTCAAACTGCTGCCGAAGGCTTTCTCTATGGACAATGGTGAACTGACGCCAACGCAAAAACTTCGTCGTAAAGTAATTAACGATAAATATCAGAATGAAATCGAAGAAATGTACAAAGAAAAGCACTAA
- the leuB gene encoding 3-isopropylmalate dehydrogenase, whose translation MTDKSYKIAVLPGDGIGPEVMEQAHKVLDAIEKKHGLAFEREQHDVGGIAIDNHGCPLPESTVKACEESDAVLFGSVGGPKWEHLPPNDQPERGALLPLRKHFQLFCNLRPAQIHSGLEAFSPLRADISGRGFDIVVVRELTGGIYFGQPKGREGEGATEKAFDTEVYHRFEIERIAKIAFESARLRRKKVCSIDKANVLQSSILWREVVEEIAKDYPDVELSHMYIDNATMQLIKDPAQFDVMLCSNIFGDIISDECAMITGSMGMLPSASLNESKFGLYEPAGGSAPDIAGKNIANPVAQILSAALMLRYSLGEEAAAQDIESAVSKALSAGELTADLAGDKPALTTSEMGDKIAEYILNS comes from the coding sequence ATGACAGACAAATCATACAAGATTGCCGTTTTACCCGGTGACGGCATTGGCCCGGAAGTGATGGAACAAGCGCATAAAGTTCTGGACGCAATCGAGAAAAAACACGGCCTGGCATTTGAGCGTGAGCAACATGATGTTGGTGGTATTGCTATCGATAATCACGGCTGTCCACTTCCAGAAAGTACCGTAAAAGCGTGTGAAGAGTCTGATGCGGTTCTGTTTGGCTCAGTAGGCGGCCCGAAGTGGGAACACTTACCGCCAAACGATCAACCAGAGCGTGGAGCGCTACTTCCTTTGCGCAAACATTTCCAACTGTTCTGTAACCTTCGTCCGGCGCAAATTCACAGCGGTCTGGAAGCATTCTCTCCGCTTCGTGCAGACATCTCTGGGCGCGGTTTTGATATCGTTGTAGTTCGCGAGCTGACTGGTGGTATCTACTTTGGCCAGCCAAAAGGCCGAGAAGGTGAAGGTGCAACGGAGAAAGCGTTTGATACTGAGGTTTACCACCGCTTTGAAATCGAGCGCATTGCGAAAATCGCCTTCGAATCTGCTCGTCTGCGCCGTAAGAAAGTCTGCTCAATCGACAAAGCGAATGTTCTGCAGAGCTCTATCCTGTGGCGCGAAGTGGTAGAAGAAATCGCGAAAGATTACCCGGATGTCGAGCTTTCTCACATGTACATCGACAACGCGACTATGCAGTTAATCAAAGATCCAGCGCAGTTTGACGTCATGCTGTGCTCAAACATCTTCGGTGACATCATCTCAGATGAATGTGCAATGATTACCGGCTCTATGGGCATGCTACCTTCAGCAAGCCTTAATGAAAGCAAGTTTGGCCTTTACGAACCAGCTGGCGGCAGTGCACCTGATATCGCAGGTAAGAACATTGCAAACCCGGTTGCACAAATCCTTTCTGCTGCACTAATGCTGCGTTACAGCCTAGGTGAAGAAGCCGCGGCTCAAGATATCGAATCCGCAGTTTCTAAAGCGCTGTCTGCTGGTGAGCTAACTGCCGACCTAGCAGGTGACAAACCGGCGCTGACGACGTCAGAGATGGGTGACAAAATCGCCGAGTACATCTTGAATTCATAA
- a CDS encoding MJ1255/VC2487 family glycosyltransferase: protein MKILYGVQGTGNGHIARARAMSNAFSQHDVQVDFLFSGRDPRKYFSMEAFGDYQTRRGFTFVTEKGSVNYAKTALNNNLIQFYKEVSELDLSSYDLVLNDFEPVTAWAARKQKKPCIGISHQNAFRYPVPLKGASWLDKSMIEYFAPSQHHLGLHWYHFDQPILPPIIHTLTSQEQYDSFVLVYLPFESIDDIADLLFHFNQQSFICYHPDVTEREVIENIELRPLSHSRFQRHLHQCSGVIANGGFELPSEALSLGKKLLLKPLAGQFEQQSNVATLEDLGLATSMDGLEISTVRRWLKEQHAESVKYPDVAQAVADWVLQGAWDSQEELSRQLWEQVDFPSYVSNI from the coding sequence ATGAAAATCCTATACGGTGTTCAGGGCACCGGAAACGGTCATATTGCTCGTGCAAGAGCGATGAGTAATGCATTTTCACAGCATGACGTACAGGTCGACTTTTTGTTTTCCGGGCGTGATCCCAGGAAATACTTTTCGATGGAAGCCTTTGGTGATTATCAGACGCGCCGGGGATTCACGTTTGTCACTGAGAAAGGTTCGGTGAATTACGCTAAAACAGCACTCAACAATAACCTGATTCAGTTTTACAAAGAAGTGAGTGAGCTAGATTTATCATCTTATGACCTGGTTCTTAATGACTTTGAACCGGTAACGGCGTGGGCGGCACGAAAGCAGAAAAAGCCTTGTATTGGTATCAGTCACCAGAACGCTTTTCGTTATCCGGTTCCGCTGAAAGGAGCGAGCTGGCTGGACAAGTCGATGATTGAGTATTTTGCTCCATCTCAGCATCATCTGGGATTGCACTGGTATCATTTTGACCAACCTATACTGCCGCCCATCATTCATACGTTGACCAGCCAGGAGCAATATGACAGTTTTGTGTTGGTTTATCTTCCTTTTGAATCGATTGATGATATCGCGGATCTGCTGTTTCACTTTAATCAGCAGTCATTCATCTGCTACCACCCGGATGTAACAGAGCGTGAAGTTATCGAGAACATTGAGCTGCGTCCCTTGTCTCACTCTCGGTTCCAGCGTCACCTGCATCAATGTAGTGGGGTCATCGCTAACGGTGGATTCGAGTTACCGTCAGAAGCGCTTTCTCTGGGAAAGAAGCTGTTGCTGAAACCACTGGCAGGGCAGTTTGAGCAGCAGAGCAATGTGGCGACGCTAGAAGACTTAGGTCTGGCTACTTCGATGGACGGGTTAGAAATTTCAACGGTACGCCGTTGGCTGAAGGAACAGCACGCAGAAAGTGTTAAGTATCCGGATGTCGCTCAGGCTGTGGCTGACTGGGTGTTGCAGGGGGCATGGGATTCTCAGGAAGAGCTATCCAGGCAGTTGTGGGAACAGGTCGATTTTCCGAGTTATGTTTCTAATATTTAG
- the calR gene encoding LysR family transcriptional regulator CalR — MLEKKDAMSAIASYRMESTLRGVDLNLLTVFDAVMQEQNITRAAHNLGMSQPAVSNAVARLKVMFNDELFMRQGRGIQPTQRARQLFGPIRQALQLIRNELPSSVFQPESSTRLFKLAICSPCDMRFAPKIMAEVDQQAPNVQLHLDAEFDRLLSERMRYQEIDFVIDYARFDEQGFSSTEIFKDELVVIASKTHPRVYGSVSAEQLINEKHAKLSRIHGQRSFSEQAYRELDCLAAYEGSSLSNLLYVVGQSELVTIVPRWMAENAVNSDQLQILDFPFANKEISGFLSWHESSEKDKGHIWLRDQLMVICGEVVASK; from the coding sequence ATGTTAGAGAAGAAAGACGCAATGAGCGCAATTGCTAGCTACCGTATGGAAAGCACGTTGCGTGGAGTAGATTTGAACTTGCTGACAGTATTTGATGCTGTCATGCAGGAGCAAAACATCACTCGCGCAGCACACAATTTAGGCATGTCTCAACCAGCAGTGAGCAATGCCGTAGCACGTTTGAAAGTGATGTTTAACGACGAACTGTTTATGCGTCAGGGGCGCGGCATCCAACCGACACAACGTGCACGTCAGCTATTCGGCCCTATCCGCCAGGCGTTGCAGCTGATCCGTAACGAACTGCCAAGTTCCGTATTCCAGCCAGAATCTTCAACGCGTCTGTTTAAACTGGCGATCTGCAGTCCGTGTGATATGCGCTTTGCACCAAAGATCATGGCTGAAGTAGATCAGCAGGCACCAAACGTTCAGCTGCATTTAGATGCGGAATTTGACCGTCTCCTTTCTGAGCGCATGCGTTATCAGGAAATCGATTTTGTGATTGATTATGCTCGCTTTGATGAGCAAGGCTTCTCAAGCACTGAAATCTTTAAAGATGAGCTGGTGGTGATTGCTTCTAAAACCCACCCGCGCGTTTATGGATCGGTGAGTGCTGAGCAGCTGATCAATGAAAAACACGCGAAACTATCAAGAATCCACGGTCAGCGCAGTTTTTCCGAGCAGGCGTATCGCGAACTTGATTGTCTGGCGGCATATGAAGGTTCGAGCCTGAGCAACCTGCTATACGTAGTTGGACAATCTGAACTGGTGACGATTGTTCCGCGTTGGATGGCTGAAAATGCAGTAAACAGTGACCAGTTACAAATTTTGGATTTCCCATTTGCTAACAAAGAAATCAGTGGCTTCCTGAGCTGGCATGAGTCAAGTGAAAAGGACAAAGGTCATATTTGGCTGCGCGATCAGCTGATGGTGATTTGCGGTGAGGTTGTTGCCTCAAAATAA
- a CDS encoding phosphatase PAP2 family protein — translation MRTIETITQPIATIAKLDLAFSSVCLQHRFNHQVANISRGVSHSGDGHLYVVLGLLAWYLDKEHGLWFLLTGLLAFAIELPVYWALKNSFKRRRPEELSVLLPTFITPSDRYSLPSGHTSAAFLMATLIEHFYPALGYAAFFWAGLIGAARIFLGVHFFTDIVIGAALGSLCGGFAISVFGV, via the coding sequence ATGAGAACGATAGAGACGATTACTCAGCCGATAGCAACCATCGCTAAGCTTGACTTAGCATTTTCCAGCGTTTGTCTTCAGCACCGATTTAACCACCAGGTCGCGAATATCAGCAGGGGAGTTTCACACAGTGGTGATGGTCATCTTTACGTGGTTCTGGGTTTATTAGCCTGGTATCTGGATAAAGAACATGGCTTATGGTTTTTGCTTACGGGATTGCTGGCCTTTGCTATTGAATTACCCGTCTACTGGGCGTTGAAAAACAGTTTTAAACGCCGTCGTCCCGAAGAGTTAAGCGTATTACTGCCTACTTTTATTACCCCTTCTGATCGCTATAGCTTACCTTCCGGGCATACTTCTGCCGCGTTTTTGATGGCCACACTTATCGAGCACTTTTACCCTGCACTGGGTTACGCCGCGTTTTTCTGGGCTGGCTTGATAGGTGCTGCGCGCATTTTTCTTGGGGTGCACTTTTTTACTGACATTGTCATCGGCGCGGCGCTGGGAAGTCTGTGTGGTGGATTTGCAATTTCTGTCTTCGGAGTTTGA
- the leuA gene encoding 2-isopropylmalate synthase: MNDQVIIFDTTLRDGEQALSASLTVKEKLQIAYALERLGVDVIEAGFPISSPGDFESVQTIAKNIKNSRVCALSRAVAKDIDAAAEALKVADQFRIHTFLATSTIHVQDKLRRTYDDVVEMAVNAVKHARNYTDDVEFSCEDAGRTPIDNLCRMVEAAINAGATTVNIPDTVGYTVPSEFGGIIETLFNRVPNIDKAIISVHCHDDLGMSVANSIAAVQAGARQIEGTINGIGERAGNCSLEEIAMIIKTRQELLGVHTGIKHDEIHRTSKLVSQLCNMPIQSNKAIVGANAFSHSSGIHQDGMLKNKNTYEIMTPESIGLKNQALNLTSRSGRAAVKSHMDSMGYKEDEYNLDALYADFLKLADRKGQVFDYDLEALMHFSNLREEDDFYKLNYLSVQSGSVMATTSIKMQCGDEEMCEAAVGNGPVDALYQCIYRVTGYDIVLDKFDLTAKGEGEDGLGQADIIANYKGRKYHGTGVSTDIVEASGQALLHVINSIHRADKIAEMKRKKIAAV, from the coding sequence ATGAACGATCAAGTCATTATATTCGACACCACCTTGCGTGATGGCGAGCAAGCGTTATCAGCAAGTTTGACGGTTAAAGAAAAACTGCAGATTGCCTATGCGCTGGAAAGACTGGGTGTCGATGTTATCGAAGCTGGTTTTCCTATCTCTTCTCCTGGCGATTTCGAATCAGTACAGACTATCGCAAAAAACATTAAAAACAGCCGGGTTTGTGCACTTTCGCGTGCCGTTGCGAAAGATATCGATGCGGCAGCCGAAGCGCTAAAAGTTGCTGACCAATTCCGAATTCATACCTTCCTGGCGACTTCCACTATTCACGTTCAAGATAAACTTCGCCGCACATACGACGATGTCGTAGAAATGGCTGTCAACGCAGTAAAACATGCCCGTAACTATACAGACGACGTAGAGTTTTCGTGTGAAGATGCAGGCCGTACGCCAATCGACAACCTGTGTCGCATGGTCGAAGCGGCCATCAACGCCGGCGCTACAACGGTAAACATCCCAGATACTGTGGGCTATACCGTACCAAGCGAGTTTGGCGGGATTATTGAGACCCTGTTCAATCGCGTTCCAAACATCGATAAAGCCATTATCTCTGTGCACTGCCACGACGATTTGGGTATGTCGGTAGCTAACTCTATTGCGGCCGTACAAGCTGGAGCCCGTCAGATTGAAGGGACAATAAATGGCATCGGTGAACGTGCGGGTAACTGTTCACTTGAAGAAATCGCGATGATCATCAAAACGCGTCAGGAATTATTGGGCGTACACACTGGTATCAAACACGATGAAATTCACCGCACCAGTAAGTTAGTCAGCCAGCTATGTAATATGCCTATCCAGAGCAACAAAGCGATCGTCGGTGCCAATGCATTCAGCCACTCTTCTGGCATCCACCAGGATGGCATGCTTAAGAATAAAAACACCTACGAAATCATGACACCGGAGTCGATTGGTCTTAAGAACCAGGCACTAAACCTGACAAGCCGCAGTGGCCGTGCTGCGGTGAAGAGCCACATGGACAGCATGGGTTACAAAGAAGACGAGTACAACCTTGATGCGCTATACGCTGACTTCCTGAAGTTGGCGGACCGCAAAGGCCAGGTATTCGATTACGACCTGGAAGCCTTGATGCACTTCTCTAACTTGCGTGAAGAAGATGATTTCTACAAATTGAATTACCTGAGCGTGCAGTCAGGCAGCGTGATGGCAACCACCAGCATCAAAATGCAATGTGGTGATGAAGAAATGTGTGAAGCTGCAGTCGGTAATGGTCCGGTGGATGCGCTATACCAATGTATCTACCGTGTGACAGGTTACGACATCGTGCTAGACAAATTTGACCTGACGGCAAAAGGCGAAGGTGAAGATGGTTTAGGTCAGGCAGATATCATCGCCAACTACAAAGGCCGTAAATATCACGGTACTGGCGTTTCAACTGACATAGTAGAAGCTTCGGGCCAGGCGCTACTGCACGTAATCAACAGCATTCACCGTGCAGACAAAATTGCAGAAATGAAGAGAAAGAAAATCGCTGCCGTTTAA
- a CDS encoding SH3 domain-containing protein yields the protein MAKAKQLGRSALALTLISLSGCQLFQSHTFPSHPQATVSPLVASGHAHVVALVRDQMDMYLSFEGREYFLNQLLVALESDTRDRFKGKDPETYAWWKIRVQPNEWHQARATLPMEEGVETYGQLTFMDVPYRSKTTMNLRSKPSPDAEELSQISKGEVFNVLAITDESPWFLVEQRGVIKGYMHKDYARSNAGERDILSTPPNPLLVTSSSINEKLQNQYDMNGRYTCRMLSYELSKDGDYTTGSLRACRKQRKVWYIDTALQS from the coding sequence ATGGCTAAAGCAAAACAACTCGGACGTTCAGCGTTAGCACTAACATTGATCAGCTTATCAGGTTGTCAGCTGTTTCAATCACACACATTTCCATCACACCCACAAGCGACAGTTTCGCCGCTCGTAGCGAGTGGTCATGCTCATGTGGTCGCATTGGTCCGTGACCAAATGGATATGTATTTGAGTTTTGAAGGCCGGGAGTACTTTTTAAATCAACTGTTAGTTGCTCTTGAGTCGGATACTCGCGACAGATTTAAAGGAAAAGATCCGGAAACTTACGCTTGGTGGAAAATCCGCGTTCAACCCAACGAATGGCATCAGGCCAGGGCTACTTTGCCCATGGAAGAGGGGGTTGAAACATACGGACAGCTGACGTTTATGGATGTTCCTTACCGGTCGAAAACAACCATGAACTTACGCTCTAAACCGAGCCCGGATGCCGAGGAACTCAGCCAGATAAGCAAAGGTGAGGTATTTAATGTACTCGCGATAACTGATGAGTCTCCCTGGTTTCTTGTTGAACAAAGAGGCGTGATCAAAGGCTATATGCATAAAGATTACGCGCGAAGCAATGCAGGAGAGCGGGACATTCTGTCAACGCCACCAAATCCGCTGTTGGTAACATCATCTTCAATAAATGAAAAATTGCAAAATCAATATGATATGAACGGTCGCTACACCTGCCGGATGCTAAGTTACGAGCTGAGCAAAGATGGTGACTACACCACAGGGTCGTTGCGGGCGTGTCGTAAGCAAAGAAAGGTTTGGTACATCGACACCGCACTTCAATCTTAA